Proteins from a single region of Cupriavidus sp. MP-37:
- a CDS encoding xanthine dehydrogenase family protein molybdopterin-binding subunit — translation MDNIARLSRREFLRGSLGLMTLAVTSGGLVSVARAADPAPKKFGADSMPGGTVDNPLAFVSIAADGTVTIVAHRAEMGTGVRTSLPMVVADEMEARWERVKVVQAEADETRYGNQNVDGSRSVRHFLMPMRRVGAAARQMLEAAAAARWSVPVSEVRAVQHEVVHQPSGRRLGFGELAADAARQPVPQGDALRLKPRSEFRYIGKNAVRPVDQEAIGSGRAVYGMDLRLPGMVYAVVARPPVVGGKLRRLDSRKALALPGVLKVVEIPAFQGAPAFQPLGGVAVVARNTWAAMQGRAALEIEWDDGPNGSYDSTAYRRTLEAASRAPGKAIRNQGDAQQAWDQAPPAERLAADYYVPHLAHASMEPPVATVRIRGGSAEVWTSIQNPVAAQTAVARRLELKPGKVRVNVLLLGGGFGRKSKPDFVDEAAIVAQAMPEGTPVKLVWTRDDDIHHDYLHTVSAERLEAVIDRQGQVKSWLHRSAAPTIASLFTEGAKGQQMFESAMSAINMPYRIDNVRVETAEVPAHARIGWFRSVANIPHAFAAQCFIAELAHRAGKDHRQFALDLIGPARKIDPGTLADTWNYTESPERYPYDTGRLREVIEAATRGAGWGRKLPKGHGLGLAFCYSFMSYTATVVEVAVDAKGEVRVLSVDMAMDCGPQIHPDRIRAQMEGGAIMGLSLALASEITFDKGRVMQSNFHDYEVLRHHASPRVIRTHLVNDNHDLPPGGVGEPPVPPVAPALCNAIFAATGKRVRSLPVRKVA, via the coding sequence ATGGACAACATCGCTCGACTCTCGCGGCGCGAATTCCTGCGCGGCAGCCTCGGCCTGATGACGCTGGCCGTGACCAGCGGCGGCCTGGTGAGCGTTGCACGCGCTGCGGATCCCGCGCCCAAGAAGTTTGGTGCCGACTCCATGCCCGGCGGCACCGTCGACAATCCGCTGGCGTTCGTCTCGATCGCCGCCGACGGTACCGTCACCATCGTGGCCCATCGCGCCGAGATGGGCACCGGCGTGCGCACCAGCCTGCCGATGGTGGTGGCCGACGAGATGGAGGCCCGCTGGGAGCGCGTCAAGGTGGTCCAGGCCGAGGCCGACGAGACCCGCTACGGCAACCAGAACGTCGACGGCTCGCGCAGCGTGCGGCATTTCCTGATGCCGATGCGGCGCGTCGGCGCCGCGGCACGCCAGATGCTGGAAGCCGCTGCCGCGGCGCGCTGGTCGGTGCCGGTGTCCGAGGTGCGGGCCGTGCAGCACGAAGTGGTTCACCAGCCCAGCGGACGGCGCCTCGGCTTTGGCGAGCTGGCGGCCGACGCAGCGCGCCAGCCGGTGCCCCAGGGCGACGCGCTGCGGCTCAAGCCCCGCAGCGAGTTCCGCTATATCGGCAAGAACGCGGTGCGGCCGGTCGACCAGGAAGCCATCGGCTCGGGCCGCGCCGTCTATGGCATGGACCTGCGCCTGCCCGGCATGGTCTACGCCGTGGTGGCGCGCCCGCCCGTAGTGGGCGGCAAGCTGCGCCGGCTGGACAGCCGCAAGGCGCTGGCGCTGCCCGGCGTATTGAAGGTGGTGGAGATTCCCGCATTCCAGGGCGCGCCGGCGTTCCAGCCGCTGGGTGGCGTGGCGGTGGTCGCGCGCAATACCTGGGCGGCCATGCAGGGCCGCGCCGCGCTGGAGATCGAATGGGACGACGGCCCCAACGGCAGCTACGACTCCACGGCGTATCGCCGCACGCTCGAGGCGGCTTCGCGCGCGCCGGGCAAGGCGATACGCAACCAGGGCGATGCGCAGCAGGCCTGGGACCAGGCGCCGCCAGCCGAGCGCCTTGCCGCCGACTACTACGTGCCGCACCTGGCCCATGCATCGATGGAGCCGCCGGTGGCCACCGTGCGCATCCGTGGCGGCAGCGCCGAGGTCTGGACCTCGATCCAGAATCCCGTCGCCGCGCAGACTGCCGTGGCCAGGCGCCTCGAGCTCAAGCCCGGCAAGGTCAGGGTGAACGTGCTGCTGCTCGGCGGCGGCTTCGGCCGCAAGTCCAAGCCCGACTTTGTCGACGAGGCCGCCATCGTCGCGCAGGCGATGCCCGAAGGCACGCCGGTCAAGCTGGTATGGACGCGCGACGACGACATCCACCACGACTACCTGCACACCGTTTCGGCCGAGCGCCTGGAGGCCGTCATCGACCGGCAGGGACAGGTCAAGTCGTGGCTGCACCGCAGCGCCGCGCCGACCATCGCCTCGCTGTTTACCGAGGGCGCGAAGGGCCAGCAGATGTTCGAGTCGGCCATGTCGGCGATCAACATGCCCTACCGCATCGACAACGTGCGCGTGGAAACCGCAGAAGTGCCGGCGCATGCGCGCATCGGCTGGTTCCGCTCGGTCGCCAATATCCCGCACGCGTTCGCGGCGCAGTGCTTTATCGCCGAGCTCGCGCACCGCGCCGGCAAGGACCACCGCCAGTTTGCGCTCGACCTGATCGGGCCCGCGCGCAAGATCGACCCCGGCACGCTGGCCGATACCTGGAACTACACCGAATCGCCCGAACGCTATCCGTATGACACGGGCCGCCTGCGTGAAGTGATCGAGGCCGCCACCCGCGGCGCGGGCTGGGGCCGCAAGCTGCCCAAGGGCCACGGGCTGGGCCTGGCCTTCTGCTACAGCTTCATGAGCTACACCGCCACCGTGGTCGAGGTGGCGGTCGATGCGAAGGGCGAGGTGCGCGTGCTGTCAGTAGACATGGCGATGGACTGCGGCCCGCAGATACACCCCGACCGCATCCGCGCGCAGATGGAAGGCGGCGCCATCATGGGCCTGAGCCTGGCGCTGGCGAGCGAGATCACCTTCGACAAGGGCCGCGTGATGCAGAGCAACTTTCACGACTACGAAGTGCTGCGCCACCATGCCTCGCCACGCGTGATCCGCACCCACCTGGTCAACGACAACCATGACCTGCCGCCCGGCGGCGTGGGCGAGCCGCCGGTGCCGCCCGTCGCGCCCGCACTGTGCAACGCGATCTTCGCCGCCACCGGCAAGCGCGTGCGCAGCCTGCCGGTGCGCAAGGTGGCATAG
- a CDS encoding MFS transporter has product MTTQLCDAPVGATLPSRDAGSQPARWGGVFAMTLCVFALIASEFMPVSLLSPMAADLHVTEGLAGQGIAISGAFAVLTSLFIAALAGSMNRKTLLLGLTALMAVSGAVIALAPNYLAYMAGRAVIGVVVGGFWSMSAATAMRLVPPGQVPRALAIFNGGNALATVVAAPLGSYLGAVIGWRGAFLCLVPVALVAFAWQWVSLPAMPVAGRSSGSGNGLRLLRQPLVALGMLGASVFFMGQFTLFTYVRPFLETVTRVDVSSLSLILLVIGVAGFIGTMAIGAALRRGFYATMIAIPVVMAAIALALVAFGSQAAAAVALLGLWGFVATAAPVGWWAWIARTFPNNAEAGGGLLVAVVQLAIALGSTVGGLLFDRSGHQSTFVASAALLACAALLTWLTARAEAARPA; this is encoded by the coding sequence ATGACAACCCAACTCTGTGACGCCCCCGTGGGGGCGACCCTCCCTTCGCGCGATGCCGGAAGCCAGCCTGCCCGCTGGGGCGGCGTCTTTGCGATGACGCTGTGCGTGTTCGCGCTGATCGCCTCGGAATTCATGCCGGTCAGCCTGCTGTCGCCCATGGCTGCCGACCTGCACGTGACCGAAGGCCTGGCGGGGCAGGGCATCGCGATCTCCGGCGCCTTTGCCGTGCTGACCAGCCTGTTCATCGCCGCGCTGGCCGGCAGCATGAACCGCAAGACGCTGCTGCTGGGGCTGACGGCGCTGATGGCGGTTTCCGGCGCGGTGATCGCGCTGGCGCCCAATTACCTTGCCTACATGGCGGGCCGTGCGGTGATCGGCGTGGTCGTCGGCGGCTTCTGGTCGATGTCGGCGGCAACGGCGATGCGCCTGGTTCCGCCTGGCCAGGTGCCGCGTGCGCTGGCGATCTTCAACGGCGGCAACGCGCTGGCTACGGTGGTGGCCGCGCCGTTGGGCAGCTACCTGGGCGCTGTGATCGGCTGGCGCGGCGCGTTCCTGTGCCTGGTGCCGGTGGCGCTGGTTGCCTTCGCGTGGCAGTGGGTGAGCCTGCCCGCCATGCCGGTGGCAGGGCGCAGCAGCGGCTCCGGCAACGGCTTGCGGCTGCTGCGCCAACCGCTGGTGGCGCTGGGCATGCTCGGTGCCAGCGTCTTCTTCATGGGGCAGTTCACGCTGTTCACCTACGTGCGGCCGTTCCTCGAGACGGTGACGCGGGTGGATGTGTCGTCGCTGTCGTTGATCCTGCTGGTGATCGGGGTTGCCGGTTTCATCGGCACCATGGCCATCGGCGCGGCGCTTAGGCGCGGCTTCTACGCGACGATGATCGCCATACCGGTAGTGATGGCCGCGATTGCGCTGGCGCTGGTCGCATTCGGCAGCCAGGCTGCCGCGGCGGTCGCGTTGCTGGGGCTGTGGGGCTTTGTTGCCACCGCGGCGCCAGTGGGCTGGTGGGCGTGGATCGCCAGGACCTTCCCCAATAACGCGGAGGCCGGCGGCGGCCTGCTGGTGGCGGTGGTCCAGCTTGCCATCGCGCTCGGCTCTACCGTGGGTGGCCTGCTGTTTGACCGCAGCGGTCATCAAAGCACCTTCGTCGCCAGCGCGGCGCTGCTGGCGTGCGCGGCGTTGCTGACCTGGCTGACCGCGCGCGCCGAAGCCGCGCGGCCAGCCTGA
- a CDS encoding DUF3304 domain-containing protein — protein MEQKRATLMAVILAALTIMASACGNGEGRADDMTASSIAAYNHTPDYIHQFYINDAWGGNSFAYSGGGGFVCCVTYPRKWHQGLTATVRWTTSSSDPNATGDAAVGKWHEAIVPIEKYLEPGTVQVHFLPEGKIRLIISNLMSGHPDYPGPNYPVIPRDFHFEPWRGAASEAEARVRSREAHRVLQVSPDDSPPLPPGQMPLYPKERQ, from the coding sequence ATGGAGCAGAAGCGCGCCACACTAATGGCGGTTATCTTGGCCGCACTGACCATTATGGCTTCAGCTTGCGGCAACGGAGAGGGGAGGGCGGATGATATGACTGCTTCCAGTATTGCTGCCTACAATCATACGCCCGACTATATTCATCAGTTCTACATCAACGATGCGTGGGGAGGAAATTCCTTCGCTTATAGTGGGGGCGGGGGCTTTGTTTGTTGCGTGACCTACCCAAGGAAGTGGCATCAGGGACTGACTGCAACAGTACGCTGGACGACCTCGAGTTCGGATCCCAATGCGACGGGGGATGCGGCAGTAGGAAAATGGCATGAGGCGATCGTTCCAATCGAGAAGTACCTTGAGCCGGGTACAGTTCAAGTTCACTTTCTACCTGAAGGGAAGATCAGACTAATTATCTCGAATCTCATGTCAGGTCATCCCGACTATCCCGGGCCCAACTATCCGGTAATACCACGGGACTTTCATTTCGAACCATGGCGTGGTGCGGCAAGCGAGGCCGAAGCTCGTGTTCGTTCTCGGGAGGCACACCGTGTGCTGCAGGTAAGTCCCGACGATTCGCCACCACTTCCCCCGGGGCAGATGCCTTTATACCCGAAGGAGCGACAATGA
- a CDS encoding LysR family transcriptional regulator: protein MVRRNLNDLLAFVTVAREGSFTRAAAALGVTQSALSQAVRGLEERLRIRLLTRTTRSVSPTAAGERLMQAIGHRFDEIEAELDALTALRDKPAGTVRITCGDNVLHTILLPRLTPLLRDYPDIKLEFDVNYGFRDIVADRFDAGVRLGNTIDKDMIAVPIGPPLRMAVVASPDYFAAHPLPKTPQDLMAHRCINQRMPTSGGLYVWDFERRGRQVNVRVDGPLIFNTTQPQVDAALAGLGIVLLPEDELMPHIEAGRLVRVLEDWCPKFNGYHLYYPSRRQPSPAFALVVQMLRG from the coding sequence ATGGTCCGACGCAATCTCAACGATCTGCTGGCTTTCGTGACCGTGGCGCGCGAAGGCAGCTTCACCCGTGCCGCGGCCGCGCTGGGCGTGACCCAGTCAGCGCTGAGCCAGGCCGTGCGCGGCCTCGAGGAACGGCTGCGGATCCGGCTGCTGACGCGCACCACGCGCAGCGTCTCGCCCACCGCGGCGGGCGAACGGCTGATGCAGGCCATCGGCCACCGCTTCGACGAAATCGAGGCCGAGCTCGACGCCCTCACCGCCTTGCGCGACAAACCCGCCGGCACAGTCCGCATTACCTGCGGCGACAACGTGCTGCACACCATCCTGCTGCCCAGGCTCACGCCGCTGCTGCGCGACTATCCGGACATCAAGCTGGAGTTCGACGTCAACTACGGTTTCCGCGACATCGTGGCGGACCGCTTCGACGCCGGCGTGCGCCTGGGCAACACCATCGACAAGGACATGATCGCCGTGCCCATCGGCCCGCCGCTGCGCATGGCGGTGGTGGCATCGCCCGACTACTTCGCCGCCCATCCGCTGCCGAAGACCCCGCAAGACCTGATGGCGCACCGCTGCATCAACCAGCGCATGCCGACCTCCGGCGGGCTATACGTCTGGGACTTCGAGCGGCGCGGCCGCCAGGTGAACGTGCGCGTGGACGGCCCACTGATCTTCAATACCACGCAACCGCAGGTGGACGCGGCGCTGGCCGGGCTGGGCATCGTGCTGCTGCCGGAGGATGAGCTGATGCCGCATATTGAAGCCGGCCGGCTGGTACGCGTGCTGGAGGACTGGTGTCCGAAGTTCAATGGCTACCATTTGTACTACCCCAGCAGGCGGCAGCCGTCGCCGGCGTTTGCGTTGGTGGTGCAGATGCTGCGGGGGTAG